A genomic segment from Desulfovibrio sp. encodes:
- a CDS encoding N-acetyltransferase: protein MAIAIPRVGVEEKPLVQDVQIDNLSSLVIRSATVRDVHGMSALINHYASSNVMLARGPQYLYQHIQDYMVATAPSSIDGQDVVVACGAVHVLWEDLAEIRSVAVHPACQAQGFGKRLVAALVDRCRNLGLPRVFAFTLAAPFFSRCGFSEFKREDMPAIVWVECSKCPKFYCCDEIGMLLYL from the coding sequence ATGGCCATTGCCATTCCACGTGTAGGAGTTGAAGAAAAACCGCTTGTTCAGGATGTGCAGATTGATAATCTTTCTTCCCTGGTCATCCGGTCGGCGACAGTGCGCGACGTGCACGGCATGTCTGCGCTCATCAACCACTACGCATCGTCCAATGTAATGCTGGCGCGTGGCCCGCAGTATCTTTACCAGCATATACAGGATTACATGGTTGCTACGGCGCCTTCCTCCATTGACGGTCAGGATGTGGTGGTGGCCTGTGGTGCCGTGCATGTGTTGTGGGAAGACCTGGCGGAAATTCGTTCTGTTGCCGTGCACCCCGCCTGTCAGGCGCAGGGCTTTGGCAAAAGGCTGGTGGCCGCTCTGGTGGACCGATGCCGTAATCTTGGCCTGCCACGGGTTTTTGCCTTTACCCTGGCAGCGCCTTTTTTTTCCAGGTGTGGATTCAGCGAATTCAAGCGAGAAGACATGCCTGCCATTGTGTGGGTTGAATGCAGTAAATGTCCCAAGTTTTACTGCTGTGACGAAATTGGAATGTTACTCTACTTATAG
- the argF gene encoding ornithine carbamoyltransferase, with amino-acid sequence MSNKLYQRDFLKETDFTPEELTYLLDLAAQLKRAKKARREPKFLADKNIVILFEKDSTRTRCSFEVAAYDQGARITYLGPSGSQMGKKESLADTARVLARFYDGIEYRGFEQERVEALAKHANVPVWNGLTNEWHPTQFLADMLTMRECCNKPLCKQTLAYLGDARYNMGNSLMVGSALLGLDFRSVAPKALWTSDEVFETATRIAKTTGARITRTESVQEGVKDCDFLSTDVWVSMGEPDSVWKERIELLTPYRVDAATMEMTGNADCKFLHCLPSFHNRDTTVGENIYQRFGIECMEVSDDVFESPRNMAFEEAENRLHTIKAVMVATMAEEPLVLDA; translated from the coding sequence ATGAGCAACAAGCTGTATCAGCGGGATTTTTTGAAAGAAACCGACTTCACGCCGGAAGAACTCACCTATTTGCTGGATCTGGCCGCCCAGCTTAAACGGGCCAAAAAGGCGCGTCGAGAGCCAAAGTTTCTGGCAGACAAAAATATTGTCATTCTTTTTGAAAAAGATTCCACGCGCACCCGTTGTTCCTTTGAAGTGGCGGCCTATGATCAGGGCGCTCGCATAACCTATCTTGGCCCCTCAGGTTCACAGATGGGCAAAAAAGAATCACTGGCTGACACAGCCCGCGTGCTTGCCCGTTTTTATGATGGCATCGAGTACCGTGGCTTTGAGCAGGAGAGGGTAGAGGCCCTGGCAAAGCACGCCAACGTGCCTGTGTGGAACGGTCTTACCAACGAGTGGCACCCCACCCAGTTTCTGGCAGACATGCTTACCATGCGCGAATGCTGCAATAAACCTTTGTGCAAGCAAACGCTGGCATATCTTGGAGATGCGCGCTATAATATGGGCAATTCTCTGATGGTTGGGTCAGCCCTGCTGGGCCTCGACTTCCGTTCCGTAGCTCCCAAGGCTTTGTGGACGTCTGACGAGGTTTTTGAAACGGCAACCCGCATAGCCAAAACCACAGGTGCGCGCATTACTCGTACAGAAAGCGTGCAGGAAGGCGTTAAAGACTGCGATTTTCTCTCCACCGATGTTTGGGTGTCCATGGGCGAGCCGGATTCTGTTTGGAAAGAGCGCATCGAGCTGTTAACGCCGTACCGTGTGGACGCGGCAACAATGGAAATGACGGGCAATGCAGACTGCAAGTTTTTGCATTGCCTGCCCAGTTTCCATAATCGCGATACTACAGTTGGCGAAAACATCTATCAGCGCTTCGGCATTGAATGCATGGAAGTGAGCGATGATGTGTTTGAATCGCCCCGCAATATGGCCTTTGAGGAGGCAGAGAACCGTCTGCACACCATCAAGGCCGTCATGGTCGCCACCATGGCCGAAGAGCCTCTGGTGCTCGACGCCTGA
- a CDS encoding NADH-quinone oxidoreductase subunit L codes for MSTLVFCCVALPFIMALVLYFTQSSGTRKLIVPAAITIMAVAAVTLGANGAFRLEVGSILGLSADSVFSVLDLLLLVYILGIGWKLGSRLIMGMTLLQLVGMLYLKFVLPGHEVPITAFVADGLSLIMVIIITVVGGLITIYGMGYMDLHEEHLHLRVSRQPRFFAIIFCFLGAMNGLVLCNNLSWMFLFWEITTLCSFMLIGHDQTDESKANAQRALWMNVLGGLAFVSAMLFIQKSLGTLSTELVLQKMTAMDVKNTAILLPFAFFCLAAFTKSAQVPFESWLCGAMVAPTPVSALLHSATMVKAGTYLLLRMAPAFAGTTMSTIVALFGAFTFVATCILAVSQSNAKKVLAYSTIANLGLIIACVGINTAASMMAATTIIIYHSVSKGLLFMCVGAIEQRIGSRDIEDMRGLYGKMPRTAIITVIGIFTMMLPPFGMLIGKWMAIEAIARATQAMTPIVFFVALGSAFTVLFWARWAGVLVSSSKMHERPTHGHPKPSVMFALRSLCGLAVGFSFISPMVLQTFVEPSVRAVYARFNLQTEGFIPGATLTGAEGYVWIYFLFLLLGLGVWYAWREARRVPESAHAQPYFSGLTQVKDGVVGFKGPMNAFEPVRVANFYLSQYFGESKITRAIDIISTAFLVVLVGGLL; via the coding sequence ATGAGTACACTTGTTTTTTGTTGTGTAGCACTGCCGTTTATTATGGCGCTTGTGCTCTATTTCACGCAAAGCAGCGGCACACGTAAACTGATAGTGCCTGCGGCGATTACGATCATGGCAGTGGCAGCCGTGACCTTGGGCGCGAATGGCGCTTTCAGGCTTGAGGTCGGTTCCATACTTGGCCTTTCGGCCGATTCCGTGTTCAGCGTGCTGGACCTGCTCTTGCTGGTCTACATTCTCGGCATAGGTTGGAAACTTGGCAGCCGCCTCATCATGGGCATGACCCTGCTTCAGCTTGTGGGCATGCTTTACCTCAAATTTGTTCTCCCCGGGCATGAAGTGCCCATCACTGCCTTTGTGGCAGACGGGCTTTCGTTGATCATGGTGATCATCATCACCGTGGTGGGCGGGCTTATCACCATTTACGGTATGGGCTACATGGATCTGCACGAGGAGCACCTGCACCTGCGTGTTTCGCGCCAGCCCCGATTTTTTGCCATTATTTTCTGCTTCCTGGGAGCCATGAACGGTCTGGTGCTTTGCAACAATCTCTCATGGATGTTCCTTTTCTGGGAAATTACAACGCTGTGTTCATTCATGCTCATAGGGCATGACCAGACAGACGAGTCAAAAGCCAACGCGCAACGCGCCTTGTGGATGAACGTGCTTGGGGGCTTGGCCTTTGTCTCGGCCATGCTGTTCATTCAGAAGAGCCTCGGCACGCTCTCTACCGAGCTTGTGCTGCAAAAAATGACCGCCATGGATGTGAAGAACACGGCCATTTTGCTGCCTTTTGCATTCTTCTGTCTGGCCGCCTTTACCAAGTCGGCGCAGGTTCCCTTTGAAAGCTGGCTTTGCGGCGCCATGGTCGCGCCCACGCCTGTTTCGGCCCTGCTGCACTCGGCTACCATGGTGAAAGCGGGTACCTACCTCTTGCTGCGCATGGCCCCCGCCTTTGCGGGAACCACCATGTCCACCATTGTGGCCCTGTTTGGTGCATTTACCTTTGTGGCAACCTGTATTCTTGCGGTGAGCCAGAGCAACGCCAAAAAGGTGCTGGCATACTCCACAATCGCAAACCTGGGCCTCATTATTGCCTGTGTGGGTATTAACACGGCGGCCTCGATGATGGCGGCAACCACCATCATCATCTACCACTCCGTGTCCAAGGGCCTGCTGTTCATGTGCGTGGGCGCCATTGAGCAGCGCATCGGTTCGCGCGATATCGAAGACATGCGCGGCCTGTACGGCAAGATGCCCCGTACTGCCATTATCACCGTCATCGGCATTTTTACCATGATGCTGCCTCCCTTTGGCATGCTGATTGGTAAGTGGATGGCCATCGAGGCTATTGCCCGCGCCACCCAGGCCATGACGCCCATCGTCTTTTTCGTAGCCTTGGGCTCGGCCTTTACCGTACTGTTCTGGGCCCGCTGGGCTGGCGTACTTGTTTCTTCCTCCAAGATGCACGAACGCCCCACCCACGGTCACCCCAAGCCTTCGGTCATGTTTGCACTGCGTTCGCTGTGCGGTCTTGCGGTGGGCTTCTCGTTCATTTCGCCCATGGTGCTTCAGACTTTTGTGGAACCCTCGGTGCGGGCCGTGTACGCACGCTTCAACCTGCAGACTGAGGGCTTCATTCCCGGTGCTACCCTTACCGGGGCCGAAGGGTACGTGTGGATTTACTTCCTGTTCCTTCTGCTGGGTCTGGGTGTGTGGTATGCTTGGCGCGAAGCCCGCAGGGTTCCCGAATCTGCTCACGCACAGCCCTATTTCTCGGGTCTTACGCAAGTAAAGGACGGCGTGGTTGGCTTCAAGGGGCCCATGAATGCCTTTGAACCAGTACGCGTGGCCAACTTCTATCTCAGCCAGTATTTTGGCGAGAGCAAGATTACGCGGGCCATCGACATCATTTCCACCGCATTCCTGGTCGTACTGGTAGGAGGTCTGCTGTAA